A single region of the Chryseobacterium sp. 6424 genome encodes:
- a CDS encoding M16 family metallopeptidase, with protein MKYHFKYIAAAFLISGTLSAQTIDKDQMPKPGPTPTINITKPKTFTLKNGLTVMVVENNKLPRVNMSLSMDRPPIFEGKIAGVSQIMADQLGNGTTTLSKEQFNKKIDFLGANLSFSSAGANANTLSKYFPQVLGLMADAIVNPKFSATEVQNSKERMIEGLKADEKNASAIAMRVSNALTYGKNTSRGEFETEATIQNVQLTDVQDMYRKYYAPDNAYLVVVGDVKYNDAKRLIEKAFANWKKSGTQFAALEPATNLARTEINVVDVPNAVQSVVSVGNIHTLKMNDPQYFPSIIANYILGGGGESRLFMNLREKNGFTYGAYSSLTASKYTPGFTANASVRNEVTDKAVKEFMNELREISTVKPDELANAKAKLKGDFIRSLESPATIARFAVNEKVQNLPADFYTNYLKSIDKVTAADVSEAAKKNILQNQSRIFVAGKGADITESLEKLGYPVNYYDAEANPTAKPSTKTLDPSITLQTVADKYINAIGGLAAVQKVNSITTDASAKVQGMDIQMNMLRAKGGKTKMEVKMMGNTLQKITFDGKDGYMEAQGQKMPLTDDMKKEFAASGELFPELMFTKFADYKLNGIEKVNNEDAYAVKHGTTTYYYSVKSGLKIGETRVQKGPQGEMTVPTTFSDFKTVSGVLMPYKIAQNMAGMPVEFSVTSYQVNQAKDTDFK; from the coding sequence ATGAAATACCACTTTAAATATATCGCGGCAGCATTTTTAATTTCAGGCACGCTGTCTGCACAGACCATCGATAAGGACCAGATGCCCAAACCCGGCCCTACCCCTACCATCAACATCACTAAGCCTAAAACCTTCACGCTGAAAAACGGACTTACCGTAATGGTAGTCGAAAACAATAAATTACCCCGCGTGAACATGAGCCTTTCGATGGACCGCCCGCCCATCTTTGAAGGAAAAATTGCAGGAGTAAGCCAAATTATGGCCGACCAATTAGGAAACGGAACCACCACGCTGAGCAAAGAACAGTTCAATAAAAAAATTGATTTTCTGGGCGCAAACCTCTCCTTTTCTTCAGCAGGTGCCAACGCCAACACACTTTCAAAATATTTCCCGCAAGTGCTTGGTTTAATGGCTGATGCCATCGTGAACCCTAAATTCTCAGCAACAGAAGTCCAGAATTCTAAAGAAAGAATGATTGAAGGCCTTAAAGCAGATGAAAAGAATGCAAGTGCTATCGCCATGCGGGTGTCTAACGCGCTCACTTATGGTAAAAACACCTCGCGTGGGGAATTTGAAACCGAGGCCACGATCCAAAACGTGCAACTTACTGATGTACAAGACATGTACAGAAAATACTACGCGCCAGATAATGCCTATCTGGTAGTAGTTGGTGATGTAAAGTACAATGATGCCAAAAGACTGATTGAAAAGGCATTCGCAAACTGGAAAAAATCCGGGACACAATTCGCAGCCTTGGAGCCGGCTACCAATCTGGCAAGAACAGAAATTAATGTCGTAGATGTGCCCAACGCGGTACAATCGGTAGTTTCGGTAGGGAACATCCATACTTTAAAGATGAATGATCCGCAGTACTTTCCATCCATTATCGCTAATTACATCCTTGGTGGCGGTGGCGAATCCAGACTGTTCATGAACCTTCGCGAGAAAAACGGTTTCACGTATGGCGCCTATTCATCCCTCACTGCCAGCAAATATACCCCAGGATTTACTGCAAATGCCAGCGTAAGGAATGAAGTCACCGATAAAGCTGTTAAAGAATTCATGAACGAACTGCGGGAGATTTCTACCGTAAAGCCTGACGAGTTAGCCAACGCAAAAGCGAAACTGAAAGGGGACTTCATTCGCTCGCTTGAAAGCCCTGCCACCATTGCAAGATTTGCAGTAAATGAAAAAGTGCAGAATTTACCTGCGGATTTCTACACCAATTATCTGAAATCTATTGATAAAGTAACTGCCGCAGACGTATCTGAAGCAGCGAAAAAGAACATCCTGCAAAACCAAAGCCGCATCTTCGTGGCCGGTAAAGGCGCCGATATCACCGAAAGTCTGGAAAAACTGGGCTACCCCGTGAATTATTACGATGCTGAAGCCAACCCAACAGCCAAACCCTCCACAAAGACACTTGATCCCAGCATCACGCTACAAACGGTAGCTGATAAGTACATCAACGCAATTGGTGGCCTGGCTGCGGTACAAAAGGTAAACTCCATCACTACAGATGCTTCCGCTAAAGTACAGGGCATGGATATCCAAATGAATATGTTGCGCGCAAAAGGTGGGAAAACGAAAATGGAGGTTAAAATGATGGGAAATACCCTTCAGAAGATTACGTTTGATGGCAAAGACGGATATATGGAAGCACAAGGACAAAAAATGCCTTTAACAGACGACATGAAGAAGGAGTTTGCTGCCTCAGGCGAACTCTTCCCTGAACTGATGTTTACAAAATTCGCCGATTATAAGCTTAACGGTATCGAAAAAGTGAATAACGAGGATGCTTACGCCGTAAAGCATGGTACAACTACCTATTACTACAGCGTAAAATCTGGGTTGAAAATCGGAGAAACCAGAGTACAGAAAGGCCCACAGGGAGAAATGACTGTACCTACCACCTTCTCTGACTTCAAAACAGTATCGGGAGTGTTGATGCCTTATAAAATCGCGCAGAACATGGCTGGTATGCCGGTAGAGTTCAGCGTAACATCTTATCAGGTAAATCAGGCAAAAGATACAGATTTTAAATAA
- a CDS encoding cold shock domain-containing protein has translation MADSFSKKENLKKKQQKQKEKSQKREERKSNNNKGKDLTEMFLYVDANGQLTSTPPDQQEREGVNLDDIQLGAAPIEAEETVKTGIVTFLSDKGYGFITENNTKENIFFHENNCAQEVKKGNKVSFEKEKSPKGFSAINIQLVK, from the coding sequence ATGGCAGATTCTTTCTCGAAAAAAGAAAATTTAAAGAAAAAACAACAAAAACAAAAGGAGAAATCCCAAAAACGCGAAGAGCGTAAAAGCAACAACAATAAAGGCAAAGATCTTACGGAGATGTTCCTGTACGTAGATGCCAACGGTCAGTTGACTTCTACACCGCCAGACCAGCAAGAGCGCGAAGGGGTAAACCTGGATGATATACAGCTGGGCGCAGCGCCTATTGAGGCAGAGGAAACTGTAAAAACAGGTATCGTTACCTTCCTGAGTGATAAGGGATATGGTTTCATCACCGAAAACAATACCAAGGAAAATATCTTCTTCCACGAAAATAACTGTGCGCAGGAAGTGAAGAAAGGTAACAAAGTATCCTTTGAAAAAGAAAAATCACCAAAAGGATTTTCTGCAATTAACATCCAGCTTGTTAAATAA
- a CDS encoding M16 family metallopeptidase, with protein sequence MKKRLLSAAAAAFLGITAYAQQIKFEEYDLPNGLHVILHQDNSAPVVTTGVMYHVGAKDEAVGRTGMAHFFEHLLFEGTKNIKRGDWFKIVSANGGTNNANTTNDRTYYYETFPSNNEQLGLWMESERLKSGTINQIGVDTQREVVKEEKRLRMDNQPYGNLFTVVQNNLFTKHPYHWSTIGSMEDLNAAQLSEFQDFYKKYYVPNNATLVVAGDINPEQTKKWINEYYGDIPKGTVYPKNFPKDEPITKEKEVTATDKNIQLPAYVFAYRTPSNKEKDAYTLNMLSSYLSEGKSSVLYKKLVDQDKKALQVQAFNMGLEDAGIFAFFAIPMGATTKDTLQKDIDAEIKKLQTTLISEEDYQKLLNQYENQFVNANSSIQGIAASLATSHVLLGDTNLINKELDIYRSVSRQDLMNAAKKYLNPNQRVVINYLPEKK encoded by the coding sequence ATGAAAAAAAGACTTCTTTCTGCTGCCGCAGCCGCATTCCTTGGGATTACGGCGTACGCACAGCAAATTAAATTTGAGGAATATGATCTCCCCAATGGGTTGCACGTAATCCTGCATCAGGATAATTCTGCTCCCGTGGTGACTACCGGTGTGATGTACCATGTAGGCGCAAAAGATGAGGCCGTGGGCAGAACGGGAATGGCACATTTCTTTGAGCACCTGCTGTTTGAAGGAACCAAGAACATCAAGCGTGGCGATTGGTTTAAAATTGTATCTGCCAACGGCGGAACAAACAACGCCAATACCACAAACGACCGTACCTATTATTATGAAACCTTCCCCTCCAACAACGAGCAACTTGGCCTGTGGATGGAAAGCGAAAGACTGAAAAGCGGCACCATTAACCAAATTGGTGTAGATACCCAGCGCGAGGTGGTGAAAGAAGAGAAACGTCTTCGGATGGACAATCAACCGTACGGAAACCTATTTACAGTAGTACAGAACAATCTCTTTACCAAACACCCTTACCATTGGTCGACCATTGGCTCCATGGAAGATCTGAATGCTGCACAACTTTCAGAGTTCCAGGATTTCTACAAGAAATATTACGTACCAAATAACGCCACATTGGTGGTAGCCGGCGACATCAACCCAGAACAGACGAAGAAATGGATCAACGAGTACTATGGCGACATCCCAAAAGGAACCGTTTACCCGAAAAACTTCCCGAAAGACGAACCGATTACCAAAGAAAAAGAAGTTACCGCCACGGATAAGAACATCCAACTTCCTGCATATGTTTTCGCGTACAGAACGCCATCAAACAAAGAGAAAGACGCTTATACCCTTAACATGCTTTCCTCTTACCTAAGTGAAGGAAAATCATCGGTGCTTTATAAAAAATTAGTAGATCAGGATAAAAAAGCACTCCAGGTACAGGCCTTTAACATGGGCCTCGAAGATGCCGGCATCTTTGCATTCTTCGCTATTCCGATGGGCGCCACCACAAAAGATACGCTTCAGAAAGACATAGATGCGGAAATTAAGAAACTTCAAACAACTTTAATCTCAGAAGAAGATTATCAAAAACTTCTGAATCAATACGAAAATCAATTCGTGAACGCCAACTCTTCCATACAGGGTATTGCAGCATCACTGGCGACCAGCCACGTTTTATTGGGTGACACCAATCTAATCAACAAAGAGCTTGACATTTACCGTTCAGTTTCTCGTCAGGACCTTATGAACGCCGCTAAAAAATACCTAAACCCTAACCAAAGAGTAGTCATTAACTATCTACCTGAAAAAAAATAA
- a CDS encoding PAS domain-containing sensor histidine kinase, translating into MKNFLLNHVSFDSLTTLFSQAPVALAMLMGEEQIVEVANEQILELWGKDRSVIGLPIIEALPEIRDQGFPKILKDVYRTGIPFKGNEVLAVLIKNGIPTDCYFDFVYSPIYNEGVVTGISVVATEVTDKVLSDKKLHESELRFKELLLISDYSTAIYRGRDLIIEFANDKMIKTWGKDASVIGKKLEDAIPELAGQPFVQILQSIYETGETYIAQEDRVDLVVDGVLQTFYYNFSYKPLHDANGEIYAIMNVAVNVTELVNARQKAQSNEYEYRTLAEAMSQMVWTAKPDGKIDFCSRNMSDLFGCKEMEIEDFDFGKFIHPDDRAKHRLLWRNAVATKKNFELEYRLFSKAAGQYIWYLSRATPVIDDEGNIIKWIGTATDINEFKNLVSQKDTFLGIASHELKTPLTSLKLYAQVLERMLKKSGDEKNAEFAHKMDMQVVKLTSLIADLLDVTKINAGKIHLNEHLFNFAKLVEETVEEQQMSTSHKIEVYMESEGMVFADKERIAQVMSNLISNAIKYSPEAQRIVVQTKADGNNIIFCVQDFGIGMPAEKIHKVFEQYYRVSGDEENTYPGLGLGLYIAAQIIERSNGKIWVESELDKGSVFYFSLPLAQP; encoded by the coding sequence ATGAAAAATTTTCTCCTTAATCATGTGAGTTTTGATTCATTAACCACACTTTTCAGTCAGGCACCCGTAGCATTGGCCATGTTGATGGGAGAAGAACAAATCGTAGAAGTTGCCAACGAGCAGATCCTCGAACTTTGGGGCAAAGACCGTAGTGTAATTGGGCTGCCGATTATAGAAGCGCTCCCCGAAATTCGCGATCAGGGTTTTCCTAAAATCTTGAAAGATGTTTATCGAACCGGTATCCCTTTTAAGGGGAATGAAGTATTGGCCGTACTTATCAAAAATGGCATCCCTACGGACTGTTATTTCGATTTTGTGTATTCACCTATTTATAATGAAGGGGTAGTTACCGGAATCAGCGTGGTCGCAACAGAGGTGACGGATAAAGTACTCTCGGATAAAAAACTTCACGAAAGTGAACTCCGCTTCAAAGAATTGCTGCTGATTTCAGATTATTCTACCGCAATTTACCGTGGTCGCGATTTAATTATTGAATTCGCCAATGATAAAATGATTAAAACCTGGGGTAAAGATGCCTCCGTAATCGGTAAAAAACTTGAAGACGCCATCCCCGAACTTGCAGGGCAACCATTTGTGCAGATTCTACAGAGTATTTACGAAACCGGCGAAACCTATATCGCACAGGAGGACAGGGTAGATCTGGTGGTAGATGGCGTTCTACAGACCTTCTATTACAATTTTTCATACAAACCTCTTCACGATGCTAATGGTGAGATCTATGCCATCATGAATGTCGCTGTTAACGTAACAGAATTGGTAAATGCACGCCAGAAAGCCCAGTCTAATGAATATGAATACCGCACGCTCGCCGAAGCGATGTCACAAATGGTTTGGACAGCCAAGCCAGATGGCAAAATAGACTTCTGCAGCCGCAACATGAGCGACTTGTTTGGGTGCAAAGAAATGGAGATAGAGGATTTCGATTTTGGAAAATTCATACATCCTGATGATCGGGCAAAGCACCGCCTCCTCTGGCGCAATGCAGTCGCCACAAAAAAGAATTTTGAACTCGAATACAGGCTTTTCAGTAAAGCCGCCGGGCAATATATTTGGTACTTAAGCCGTGCTACGCCTGTTATTGATGATGAAGGTAACATCATAAAATGGATTGGCACCGCTACAGATATTAATGAATTTAAAAACCTCGTTTCACAGAAAGATACTTTTCTTGGTATTGCCAGCCATGAACTTAAAACACCGCTTACTTCCCTGAAACTTTATGCACAAGTCCTGGAAAGAATGCTGAAGAAAAGCGGTGATGAAAAAAATGCAGAATTCGCACATAAGATGGATATGCAGGTCGTAAAACTCACTTCCTTAATCGCTGACCTTTTGGATGTTACAAAAATAAATGCCGGTAAGATTCATCTGAATGAACACCTGTTCAATTTCGCAAAACTGGTGGAAGAAACGGTTGAAGAACAACAAATGTCCACTTCTCATAAAATTGAAGTCTACATGGAAAGCGAGGGTATGGTTTTTGCTGACAAAGAACGGATTGCCCAGGTCATGAGTAATTTAATCTCCAACGCAATCAAATATTCACCCGAGGCACAACGCATTGTGGTACAAACCAAAGCAGACGGCAATAACATCATATTCTGTGTGCAGGATTTTGGTATCGGTATGCCCGCAGAGAAGATCCATAAAGTCTTCGAGCAGTATTATCGTGTGAGTGGTGATGAGGAAAATACGTATCCGGGATTGGGCTTAGGACTGTACATTGCAGCACAGATTATAGAACGATCCAATGGTAAAATCTGGGTGGAAAGCGAGCTTGACAAAGGATCAGTTTTCTATTTTTCGCTGCCGCTGGCCCAACCTTAA
- a CDS encoding glycosyltransferase family 2 protein translates to MKLSVIMVHYNVADLLRKCLISAEKYLKGITHEIIVIDNASPDHSWQMLRDEFPQVKFIAADENRGFAVANNSAAKIAEGDYLLLLNPDTEFEGDDMPEILNFADAQKDLGCLGVRMHDASGQFLPESKRSVPDMFNSFEKLFTGFRRQQAKSYYRNDVPEHEIAEVEVITGAFLLIKRELYLEVDGLDESYFMYGEDIDLCYTLLRKNYSNWYYGKASILHHKGESTVKDAVYLQRFYGAMQIFVDKYYKETKPLQHWLLSVGLQFRHYLEKRKLHKKEA, encoded by the coding sequence ATGAAACTATCAGTCATCATGGTACATTATAATGTGGCGGATCTGCTGCGAAAATGTCTTATTTCAGCTGAAAAATATCTGAAAGGCATCACCCACGAAATCATCGTGATTGATAATGCTTCGCCGGATCATTCGTGGCAGATGCTTAGGGATGAATTCCCACAGGTGAAATTTATCGCCGCAGATGAAAATCGCGGTTTTGCGGTAGCCAATAATTCGGCCGCCAAAATTGCGGAGGGCGACTATCTGTTGCTGCTGAACCCTGATACAGAATTTGAAGGAGATGATATGCCCGAAATTTTAAATTTCGCGGATGCCCAGAAAGATTTGGGCTGCCTTGGCGTTAGGATGCACGATGCTTCAGGGCAGTTTCTGCCAGAAAGTAAACGGTCGGTGCCGGATATGTTCAATTCTTTCGAGAAGCTATTTACAGGCTTTCGCCGACAGCAAGCAAAATCCTATTACCGAAATGATGTCCCGGAACATGAAATTGCTGAAGTAGAGGTAATTACCGGTGCTTTTCTACTGATAAAACGCGAACTTTATCTTGAAGTTGATGGTTTGGATGAAAGTTACTTCATGTACGGTGAAGACATCGACCTTTGTTATACGCTGCTGAGGAAAAATTATAGCAACTGGTATTACGGTAAAGCCTCTATCCTTCATCATAAAGGCGAAAGTACCGTGAAAGACGCGGTGTATCTGCAGCGTTTTTATGGCGCGATGCAGATTTTCGTGGATAAATACTACAAGGAGACCAAACCGTTGCAGCACTGGCTTCTGTCGGTAGGTCTTCAGTTTCGCCATTATCTTGAGAAAAGGAAACTGCACAAAAAAGAGGCATAA
- the secG gene encoding preprotein translocase subunit SecG, protein MGTIFTLFMILIIILSVLLIIIIMAQNPKGGGLSGTFGGTSSAQFGVQRTNDFMEKATWILGGSIVGLILLSVILTAKPSIAIPKAPVQKETSAPQTAPGTNNPATLPAAAAK, encoded by the coding sequence ATGGGCACAATATTTACATTATTCATGATCCTCATCATCATTCTTAGCGTTCTGCTAATAATCATTATTATGGCACAGAATCCTAAGGGTGGCGGACTTTCCGGTACTTTCGGCGGTACATCCTCCGCACAGTTCGGGGTACAGCGTACCAATGATTTTATGGAAAAAGCAACATGGATCTTGGGTGGAAGCATCGTTGGCTTAATCCTACTGAGTGTCATCCTTACTGCAAAGCCTTCCATCGCGATACCGAAAGCACCTGTACAGAAGGAGACATCTGCACCGCAAACCGCACCGGGGACCAATAATCCGGCTACGCTGCCTGCAGCAGCCGCAAAATAA
- a CDS encoding PleD family two-component system response regulator yields MNSKKIVIVDDDTAILDSLSVMLDFEGFDVNAFERGSEIFQFVESVSKPDLIMLDIWLSGEDGRDICKKLKENETTKNIPVVMMSAARGLENTAYHSGASAFIAKPFEIEEVVDKLHQLTS; encoded by the coding sequence ATGAATTCAAAGAAAATTGTAATTGTAGATGACGACACGGCGATCCTAGACTCGCTATCGGTAATGTTGGATTTTGAAGGGTTTGATGTAAACGCTTTCGAGCGTGGATCAGAGATATTTCAGTTCGTAGAATCTGTTTCCAAACCAGATCTCATTATGCTTGATATTTGGCTCTCCGGCGAAGATGGCCGTGATATCTGTAAGAAATTAAAAGAAAATGAGACCACTAAGAACATCCCAGTCGTGATGATGTCAGCCGCGCGTGGACTCGAAAATACGGCTTACCATTCTGGCGCAAGCGCGTTTATTGCAAAACCTTTTGAGATTGAGGAAGTAGTGGATAAACTGCACCAACTGACTTCCTGA